A single genomic interval of Festucalex cinctus isolate MCC-2025b chromosome 16, RoL_Fcin_1.0, whole genome shotgun sequence harbors:
- the nfyba gene encoding nuclear transcription factor Y, beta a, which produces MDGDGATTDASQLGMAGEYIPSSHYVLQQDDDADESMNDHDDSGVKENYREQDIYLPIANVARIMKNAVPQTGKIAKDAKECVQECVSEFISFITSEASERCHQEKRKTINGEDILFAMSTLGFDMYVEPLKLYLQKFREAMKGEKGMPGVSVGESLAEELTDDSFANPLPAGIITADGQQQNVMVYTTSYQQIPTVQQIQFS; this is translated from the exons ATGGACGGAGACGGTGCCACGACCGACGCCTCGCAGCTGGGCATGGCTGGGGAGTACATCCCATCCTCGCACTATGTGCTGCAGCAAGATG ATGATGCTGATGAAAGTATGAATGACCATGACGACAGCGGTGTGAAGGAGAACTACAGAGAACAGGATATCTATCTCCCCATTGCCAACGTGGCTCGCATCATGAAGAATGCGGTCCCACAGACGGGAAAG ATCGCGAAGGACGCCAAGGAGTGCGTGCAGGAGTGTGTGAGCGAGTTCATCAGTTTCATCACGAGCGAGGCGAGCGAGCGCTGCCACCAGGAGAAGCGCAAAACCATCAATGGTGAGGACATCCTGTTTGCCATGTCCACGCTAGGCTTCGACATGTACGTGGAACCACTCAAGCTCTACTTGCAGAAGTTCAGAGAG GCAATGAAAGGCGAGAAGGGCATGccaggtgtgtctgtgggtgaaAGCCTAGCAGAGGAGCTCACGGACGATAGCTTCG CCAACCCTCTCCCAGCAGGAATTATAACTGCAGATGGTCAGCAGCAAAACGTCATGGTGTACAccacctcatatcaacag ATTCCCACCGTACAACAGATCCAGTTTTCATGA
- the LOC144003189 gene encoding histidine ammonia-lyase-like isoform X2 encodes MMLPIPVGRIRVFDSSMFWRVPIGDPSPSIRSLGSTALQRYLRAKNLENRNREAEFGMRRCRGGELLDLDDCAAAVLNHDDFVQLELAGEDDKLASSPLATKVRPYQEPTEFLFLDGNSLTTASLVALGQGLFKIKLTPEAVDKVNKCRAVIDGFIREGKVVYGVNTGFGKFAHTVIPKEQLVQLQENLIRSHSAGVGPPLSVERTRMLLAQRINVLAKGHSGISMETLDAIIKAFNASCLSWVPEKGTLGASGDLAPLAHLALGLMGEGNMWSPQSGWADSKAVLEGHGLKPLVLKPKEGLSLINGTQLISSLGAEAVERALGVAKQADVIAALSLEALRGSVRPFHRAMHAVKPHPGQIEVAERLCALLDSHIFPSQIAESHRSCNRVQDAYTLRCIPQVHGIVNDTIKFVQMIISTEMNSATDNPLVFAENGEIISGGNFHGEYPAKALDYLAIGVHELANLSERRIERLVNPALSELPAFLVKDGGLNSGFMIAHCTAAALVSESKALCHPSSVDSLSTSAATEDHVSMGGWAARKALRVVEHVEQVLAIELLAACQALEFLHPLETTAPLQRVYQLVRSVVSAWDKDRIMSSDIEAAHTLLKQQKVWIEIQPYMDEYRNKMKA; translated from the exons GGTGCCCATCGGGGATCCCTCACCCTCTATTCGGTCACTCGGCTCCACGGCCCTGCAACGCTATCTCCGGGCCAAAAACCTGGAAAACAGAAACAGAGAGGCTGAGTTTGGCATGCGCAGGTGTCGAGGAGGCGAGCTTCTTGACCTTGATGACTGTGCGGCGGCCGTTCTCAACCACGATGACTTTGTTCAATTAG AATTGGCAGGTGAAGATGACAAGCTTGCGTCCTCTCCACTGGCCACAAAAGT GCGGCCCTATCAGGAGCCTACAGAG TTTCTCTTTCTGGATGGCAACAGTCTGACAACAGCGAGTCTGGTGGCTTTGGGCCAAGGTTTGTTCAAAATAAAG TTAACCCCAGAGGCAGTGGACAAAGTCAATAAATGCAGAGCAGTGATTGATGGCTTTATAAGGGAAGGCAAAG TTGTGTATGGAGTCAACACTGGTTTTGGGAAATTTGCGCACACAGTCATACCAAAGGAACAACTGGT GCAGTTGCAAGAGAATCTTATTCGCTCTCACAGTGCTG gTGTGGGGCCACCACTGAGCGTGGAAAGGACGCGCATGTTGTTGGCGCAGAGGATCAACGTCCTGGCAAAAGGCCACAGTGGTATCTCCATGGAAACCCTTGATGCCATTATCAAGGCCTTCAATG CATCTTGCCTGTCCTGGGTACCAGAGAAAGGCACGTTGGGGGCGAGCGGTGACTTGGCCCCCTTGGCCCACCTAGCCCTGGGCCTGATGGGTGAGGGCAACATGTGGTCGCCACAAAGCGGCTGGGCTGATTCCAAGGCG GTGCTGGAAGGACATGGTCTCAAACCGCTTGTGCTGAAGCCAAAGGAG GGCTTATCGCTGATCAATGGCACTCAGTTGATCTCATCACTGGGAGCGGAGGCTGTGGAACGAGCGTTGGGCGTGGCCAAACAAGCTGATGTCATTGCCGCCTTAAGTTTAGAGGCCCTGAGAGGAAGCGTGAGACCTTTCCATCGTG CTATGCATGCAGTGAAACCACATCCTGGGCAGATAGAAGTGGCCGAGAGGCTATGCGCTCTTTTGGACTCTCACATTTTCCCTTCACAGATTGCAG AAAGTCACAGATCGTGCAATCGTGTTCAGGATGCCTACACGCTGCGTTGCATCCCACAG GTTCATGGAATTGTGAATGACACCATCAAGTTTGTCCAGATGATCATTTCAACAGAGATGAACAGTGCCACTGACAACCCT CTGGTGTTTGCAGAGAACGGGGAGATCATATCCGGAGGGAATTTCCATGGAGAGTATCCTGCTAAG GCACTGGACTACCTGGCCATCGGTGTGCACGAGCTGGCCAATTTAAGTGAGAGGAGGATCGAAAGGCTGGTGAACCCAGCTCTCAGCGAGCTTCCGGCCTTCCTGGTCAAAGATGGAGGCTTAAACTCGGGCTTCATGATTGCACACTGCACTGCTGCTGCTTTGG TGTCTGAGTCCAAGGCTCTGTGCCACCCATCCTCCGTTGACTCCTTGTCCACCAGTGCCGCCACAGAGGACCACGTGTCCATGGGTGGCTGGGCTGCCCGCAAAGCTCTCAGAGTCGTGGAGCATGTAGAGCAAG TGTTGGCCATCGAGCTGCTGGCTGCCTGTCAGGCTCTGGAGTTCCTGCATCCACTCGAGACCACTGCGCCTCTGCAAAGGGTCTACCAGCTTGTACGCTCCGTAGTCAG TGCTTGGGATAAAGACCGCATTATGAGCTCTGATATTGAGGCAGCACATACACTCCTCAAACAGCAAAAG GTGTGGATTGAGATTCAACCATACATGGACGAATACAGGAACAAGATGAAAGCATGA
- the LOC144003189 gene encoding histidine ammonia-lyase-like isoform X1 gives MMLPIPVGRIRVFDSSMFWRVPIGDPSPSIRSLGSTALQRYLRAKNLENRNREAEFGMRRCRGGELLDLDDCAAAVLNHDDFVQLELAGEDDKLASSPLATKVRRPYQEPTEFLFLDGNSLTTASLVALGQGLFKIKLTPEAVDKVNKCRAVIDGFIREGKVVYGVNTGFGKFAHTVIPKEQLVQLQENLIRSHSAGVGPPLSVERTRMLLAQRINVLAKGHSGISMETLDAIIKAFNASCLSWVPEKGTLGASGDLAPLAHLALGLMGEGNMWSPQSGWADSKAVLEGHGLKPLVLKPKEGLSLINGTQLISSLGAEAVERALGVAKQADVIAALSLEALRGSVRPFHRAMHAVKPHPGQIEVAERLCALLDSHIFPSQIAESHRSCNRVQDAYTLRCIPQVHGIVNDTIKFVQMIISTEMNSATDNPLVFAENGEIISGGNFHGEYPAKALDYLAIGVHELANLSERRIERLVNPALSELPAFLVKDGGLNSGFMIAHCTAAALVSESKALCHPSSVDSLSTSAATEDHVSMGGWAARKALRVVEHVEQVLAIELLAACQALEFLHPLETTAPLQRVYQLVRSVVSAWDKDRIMSSDIEAAHTLLKQQKVWIEIQPYMDEYRNKMKA, from the exons GGTGCCCATCGGGGATCCCTCACCCTCTATTCGGTCACTCGGCTCCACGGCCCTGCAACGCTATCTCCGGGCCAAAAACCTGGAAAACAGAAACAGAGAGGCTGAGTTTGGCATGCGCAGGTGTCGAGGAGGCGAGCTTCTTGACCTTGATGACTGTGCGGCGGCCGTTCTCAACCACGATGACTTTGTTCAATTAG AATTGGCAGGTGAAGATGACAAGCTTGCGTCCTCTCCACTGGCCACAAAAGT CAGGCGGCCCTATCAGGAGCCTACAGAG TTTCTCTTTCTGGATGGCAACAGTCTGACAACAGCGAGTCTGGTGGCTTTGGGCCAAGGTTTGTTCAAAATAAAG TTAACCCCAGAGGCAGTGGACAAAGTCAATAAATGCAGAGCAGTGATTGATGGCTTTATAAGGGAAGGCAAAG TTGTGTATGGAGTCAACACTGGTTTTGGGAAATTTGCGCACACAGTCATACCAAAGGAACAACTGGT GCAGTTGCAAGAGAATCTTATTCGCTCTCACAGTGCTG gTGTGGGGCCACCACTGAGCGTGGAAAGGACGCGCATGTTGTTGGCGCAGAGGATCAACGTCCTGGCAAAAGGCCACAGTGGTATCTCCATGGAAACCCTTGATGCCATTATCAAGGCCTTCAATG CATCTTGCCTGTCCTGGGTACCAGAGAAAGGCACGTTGGGGGCGAGCGGTGACTTGGCCCCCTTGGCCCACCTAGCCCTGGGCCTGATGGGTGAGGGCAACATGTGGTCGCCACAAAGCGGCTGGGCTGATTCCAAGGCG GTGCTGGAAGGACATGGTCTCAAACCGCTTGTGCTGAAGCCAAAGGAG GGCTTATCGCTGATCAATGGCACTCAGTTGATCTCATCACTGGGAGCGGAGGCTGTGGAACGAGCGTTGGGCGTGGCCAAACAAGCTGATGTCATTGCCGCCTTAAGTTTAGAGGCCCTGAGAGGAAGCGTGAGACCTTTCCATCGTG CTATGCATGCAGTGAAACCACATCCTGGGCAGATAGAAGTGGCCGAGAGGCTATGCGCTCTTTTGGACTCTCACATTTTCCCTTCACAGATTGCAG AAAGTCACAGATCGTGCAATCGTGTTCAGGATGCCTACACGCTGCGTTGCATCCCACAG GTTCATGGAATTGTGAATGACACCATCAAGTTTGTCCAGATGATCATTTCAACAGAGATGAACAGTGCCACTGACAACCCT CTGGTGTTTGCAGAGAACGGGGAGATCATATCCGGAGGGAATTTCCATGGAGAGTATCCTGCTAAG GCACTGGACTACCTGGCCATCGGTGTGCACGAGCTGGCCAATTTAAGTGAGAGGAGGATCGAAAGGCTGGTGAACCCAGCTCTCAGCGAGCTTCCGGCCTTCCTGGTCAAAGATGGAGGCTTAAACTCGGGCTTCATGATTGCACACTGCACTGCTGCTGCTTTGG TGTCTGAGTCCAAGGCTCTGTGCCACCCATCCTCCGTTGACTCCTTGTCCACCAGTGCCGCCACAGAGGACCACGTGTCCATGGGTGGCTGGGCTGCCCGCAAAGCTCTCAGAGTCGTGGAGCATGTAGAGCAAG TGTTGGCCATCGAGCTGCTGGCTGCCTGTCAGGCTCTGGAGTTCCTGCATCCACTCGAGACCACTGCGCCTCTGCAAAGGGTCTACCAGCTTGTACGCTCCGTAGTCAG TGCTTGGGATAAAGACCGCATTATGAGCTCTGATATTGAGGCAGCACATACACTCCTCAAACAGCAAAAG GTGTGGATTGAGATTCAACCATACATGGACGAATACAGGAACAAGATGAAAGCATGA
- the LOC144003189 gene encoding histidine ammonia-lyase-like isoform X3 yields MRRCRGGELLDLDDCAAAVLNHDDFVQLELAGEDDKLASSPLATKVRRPYQEPTEFLFLDGNSLTTASLVALGQGLFKIKLTPEAVDKVNKCRAVIDGFIREGKVVYGVNTGFGKFAHTVIPKEQLVQLQENLIRSHSAGVGPPLSVERTRMLLAQRINVLAKGHSGISMETLDAIIKAFNASCLSWVPEKGTLGASGDLAPLAHLALGLMGEGNMWSPQSGWADSKAVLEGHGLKPLVLKPKEGLSLINGTQLISSLGAEAVERALGVAKQADVIAALSLEALRGSVRPFHRAMHAVKPHPGQIEVAERLCALLDSHIFPSQIAESHRSCNRVQDAYTLRCIPQVHGIVNDTIKFVQMIISTEMNSATDNPLVFAENGEIISGGNFHGEYPAKALDYLAIGVHELANLSERRIERLVNPALSELPAFLVKDGGLNSGFMIAHCTAAALVSESKALCHPSSVDSLSTSAATEDHVSMGGWAARKALRVVEHVEQVLAIELLAACQALEFLHPLETTAPLQRVYQLVRSVVSAWDKDRIMSSDIEAAHTLLKQQKVWIEIQPYMDEYRNKMKA; encoded by the exons ATGCGCAGGTGTCGAGGAGGCGAGCTTCTTGACCTTGATGACTGTGCGGCGGCCGTTCTCAACCACGATGACTTTGTTCAATTAG AATTGGCAGGTGAAGATGACAAGCTTGCGTCCTCTCCACTGGCCACAAAAGT CAGGCGGCCCTATCAGGAGCCTACAGAG TTTCTCTTTCTGGATGGCAACAGTCTGACAACAGCGAGTCTGGTGGCTTTGGGCCAAGGTTTGTTCAAAATAAAG TTAACCCCAGAGGCAGTGGACAAAGTCAATAAATGCAGAGCAGTGATTGATGGCTTTATAAGGGAAGGCAAAG TTGTGTATGGAGTCAACACTGGTTTTGGGAAATTTGCGCACACAGTCATACCAAAGGAACAACTGGT GCAGTTGCAAGAGAATCTTATTCGCTCTCACAGTGCTG gTGTGGGGCCACCACTGAGCGTGGAAAGGACGCGCATGTTGTTGGCGCAGAGGATCAACGTCCTGGCAAAAGGCCACAGTGGTATCTCCATGGAAACCCTTGATGCCATTATCAAGGCCTTCAATG CATCTTGCCTGTCCTGGGTACCAGAGAAAGGCACGTTGGGGGCGAGCGGTGACTTGGCCCCCTTGGCCCACCTAGCCCTGGGCCTGATGGGTGAGGGCAACATGTGGTCGCCACAAAGCGGCTGGGCTGATTCCAAGGCG GTGCTGGAAGGACATGGTCTCAAACCGCTTGTGCTGAAGCCAAAGGAG GGCTTATCGCTGATCAATGGCACTCAGTTGATCTCATCACTGGGAGCGGAGGCTGTGGAACGAGCGTTGGGCGTGGCCAAACAAGCTGATGTCATTGCCGCCTTAAGTTTAGAGGCCCTGAGAGGAAGCGTGAGACCTTTCCATCGTG CTATGCATGCAGTGAAACCACATCCTGGGCAGATAGAAGTGGCCGAGAGGCTATGCGCTCTTTTGGACTCTCACATTTTCCCTTCACAGATTGCAG AAAGTCACAGATCGTGCAATCGTGTTCAGGATGCCTACACGCTGCGTTGCATCCCACAG GTTCATGGAATTGTGAATGACACCATCAAGTTTGTCCAGATGATCATTTCAACAGAGATGAACAGTGCCACTGACAACCCT CTGGTGTTTGCAGAGAACGGGGAGATCATATCCGGAGGGAATTTCCATGGAGAGTATCCTGCTAAG GCACTGGACTACCTGGCCATCGGTGTGCACGAGCTGGCCAATTTAAGTGAGAGGAGGATCGAAAGGCTGGTGAACCCAGCTCTCAGCGAGCTTCCGGCCTTCCTGGTCAAAGATGGAGGCTTAAACTCGGGCTTCATGATTGCACACTGCACTGCTGCTGCTTTGG TGTCTGAGTCCAAGGCTCTGTGCCACCCATCCTCCGTTGACTCCTTGTCCACCAGTGCCGCCACAGAGGACCACGTGTCCATGGGTGGCTGGGCTGCCCGCAAAGCTCTCAGAGTCGTGGAGCATGTAGAGCAAG TGTTGGCCATCGAGCTGCTGGCTGCCTGTCAGGCTCTGGAGTTCCTGCATCCACTCGAGACCACTGCGCCTCTGCAAAGGGTCTACCAGCTTGTACGCTCCGTAGTCAG TGCTTGGGATAAAGACCGCATTATGAGCTCTGATATTGAGGCAGCACATACACTCCTCAAACAGCAAAAG GTGTGGATTGAGATTCAACCATACATGGACGAATACAGGAACAAGATGAAAGCATGA
- the LOC144003189 gene encoding histidine ammonia-lyase-like isoform X4, with the protein MTSLRPLHWPQKSGGPIRSLQSLTTASLVALGQGLFKIKLTPEAVDKVNKCRAVIDGFIREGKVVYGVNTGFGKFAHTVIPKEQLVQLQENLIRSHSAGVGPPLSVERTRMLLAQRINVLAKGHSGISMETLDAIIKAFNASCLSWVPEKGTLGASGDLAPLAHLALGLMGEGNMWSPQSGWADSKAVLEGHGLKPLVLKPKEGLSLINGTQLISSLGAEAVERALGVAKQADVIAALSLEALRGSVRPFHRAMHAVKPHPGQIEVAERLCALLDSHIFPSQIAESHRSCNRVQDAYTLRCIPQVHGIVNDTIKFVQMIISTEMNSATDNPLVFAENGEIISGGNFHGEYPAKALDYLAIGVHELANLSERRIERLVNPALSELPAFLVKDGGLNSGFMIAHCTAAALVSESKALCHPSSVDSLSTSAATEDHVSMGGWAARKALRVVEHVEQVLAIELLAACQALEFLHPLETTAPLQRVYQLVRSVVSAWDKDRIMSSDIEAAHTLLKQQKVWIEIQPYMDEYRNKMKA; encoded by the exons ATGACAAGCTTGCGTCCTCTCCACTGGCCACAAAAGT CAGGCGGCCCTATCAGGAGCCTACAGAG TCTGACAACAGCGAGTCTGGTGGCTTTGGGCCAAGGTTTGTTCAAAATAAAG TTAACCCCAGAGGCAGTGGACAAAGTCAATAAATGCAGAGCAGTGATTGATGGCTTTATAAGGGAAGGCAAAG TTGTGTATGGAGTCAACACTGGTTTTGGGAAATTTGCGCACACAGTCATACCAAAGGAACAACTGGT GCAGTTGCAAGAGAATCTTATTCGCTCTCACAGTGCTG gTGTGGGGCCACCACTGAGCGTGGAAAGGACGCGCATGTTGTTGGCGCAGAGGATCAACGTCCTGGCAAAAGGCCACAGTGGTATCTCCATGGAAACCCTTGATGCCATTATCAAGGCCTTCAATG CATCTTGCCTGTCCTGGGTACCAGAGAAAGGCACGTTGGGGGCGAGCGGTGACTTGGCCCCCTTGGCCCACCTAGCCCTGGGCCTGATGGGTGAGGGCAACATGTGGTCGCCACAAAGCGGCTGGGCTGATTCCAAGGCG GTGCTGGAAGGACATGGTCTCAAACCGCTTGTGCTGAAGCCAAAGGAG GGCTTATCGCTGATCAATGGCACTCAGTTGATCTCATCACTGGGAGCGGAGGCTGTGGAACGAGCGTTGGGCGTGGCCAAACAAGCTGATGTCATTGCCGCCTTAAGTTTAGAGGCCCTGAGAGGAAGCGTGAGACCTTTCCATCGTG CTATGCATGCAGTGAAACCACATCCTGGGCAGATAGAAGTGGCCGAGAGGCTATGCGCTCTTTTGGACTCTCACATTTTCCCTTCACAGATTGCAG AAAGTCACAGATCGTGCAATCGTGTTCAGGATGCCTACACGCTGCGTTGCATCCCACAG GTTCATGGAATTGTGAATGACACCATCAAGTTTGTCCAGATGATCATTTCAACAGAGATGAACAGTGCCACTGACAACCCT CTGGTGTTTGCAGAGAACGGGGAGATCATATCCGGAGGGAATTTCCATGGAGAGTATCCTGCTAAG GCACTGGACTACCTGGCCATCGGTGTGCACGAGCTGGCCAATTTAAGTGAGAGGAGGATCGAAAGGCTGGTGAACCCAGCTCTCAGCGAGCTTCCGGCCTTCCTGGTCAAAGATGGAGGCTTAAACTCGGGCTTCATGATTGCACACTGCACTGCTGCTGCTTTGG TGTCTGAGTCCAAGGCTCTGTGCCACCCATCCTCCGTTGACTCCTTGTCCACCAGTGCCGCCACAGAGGACCACGTGTCCATGGGTGGCTGGGCTGCCCGCAAAGCTCTCAGAGTCGTGGAGCATGTAGAGCAAG TGTTGGCCATCGAGCTGCTGGCTGCCTGTCAGGCTCTGGAGTTCCTGCATCCACTCGAGACCACTGCGCCTCTGCAAAGGGTCTACCAGCTTGTACGCTCCGTAGTCAG TGCTTGGGATAAAGACCGCATTATGAGCTCTGATATTGAGGCAGCACATACACTCCTCAAACAGCAAAAG GTGTGGATTGAGATTCAACCATACATGGACGAATACAGGAACAAGATGAAAGCATGA
- the LOC144003189 gene encoding histidine ammonia-lyase-like isoform X5, with product MLLAQRINVLAKGHSGISMETLDAIIKAFNASCLSWVPEKGTLGASGDLAPLAHLALGLMGEGNMWSPQSGWADSKAVLEGHGLKPLVLKPKEGLSLINGTQLISSLGAEAVERALGVAKQADVIAALSLEALRGSVRPFHRAMHAVKPHPGQIEVAERLCALLDSHIFPSQIAESHRSCNRVQDAYTLRCIPQVHGIVNDTIKFVQMIISTEMNSATDNPLVFAENGEIISGGNFHGEYPAKALDYLAIGVHELANLSERRIERLVNPALSELPAFLVKDGGLNSGFMIAHCTAAALVSESKALCHPSSVDSLSTSAATEDHVSMGGWAARKALRVVEHVEQVLAIELLAACQALEFLHPLETTAPLQRVYQLVRSVVSAWDKDRIMSSDIEAAHTLLKQQKVWIEIQPYMDEYRNKMKA from the exons ATGTTGTTGGCGCAGAGGATCAACGTCCTGGCAAAAGGCCACAGTGGTATCTCCATGGAAACCCTTGATGCCATTATCAAGGCCTTCAATG CATCTTGCCTGTCCTGGGTACCAGAGAAAGGCACGTTGGGGGCGAGCGGTGACTTGGCCCCCTTGGCCCACCTAGCCCTGGGCCTGATGGGTGAGGGCAACATGTGGTCGCCACAAAGCGGCTGGGCTGATTCCAAGGCG GTGCTGGAAGGACATGGTCTCAAACCGCTTGTGCTGAAGCCAAAGGAG GGCTTATCGCTGATCAATGGCACTCAGTTGATCTCATCACTGGGAGCGGAGGCTGTGGAACGAGCGTTGGGCGTGGCCAAACAAGCTGATGTCATTGCCGCCTTAAGTTTAGAGGCCCTGAGAGGAAGCGTGAGACCTTTCCATCGTG CTATGCATGCAGTGAAACCACATCCTGGGCAGATAGAAGTGGCCGAGAGGCTATGCGCTCTTTTGGACTCTCACATTTTCCCTTCACAGATTGCAG AAAGTCACAGATCGTGCAATCGTGTTCAGGATGCCTACACGCTGCGTTGCATCCCACAG GTTCATGGAATTGTGAATGACACCATCAAGTTTGTCCAGATGATCATTTCAACAGAGATGAACAGTGCCACTGACAACCCT CTGGTGTTTGCAGAGAACGGGGAGATCATATCCGGAGGGAATTTCCATGGAGAGTATCCTGCTAAG GCACTGGACTACCTGGCCATCGGTGTGCACGAGCTGGCCAATTTAAGTGAGAGGAGGATCGAAAGGCTGGTGAACCCAGCTCTCAGCGAGCTTCCGGCCTTCCTGGTCAAAGATGGAGGCTTAAACTCGGGCTTCATGATTGCACACTGCACTGCTGCTGCTTTGG TGTCTGAGTCCAAGGCTCTGTGCCACCCATCCTCCGTTGACTCCTTGTCCACCAGTGCCGCCACAGAGGACCACGTGTCCATGGGTGGCTGGGCTGCCCGCAAAGCTCTCAGAGTCGTGGAGCATGTAGAGCAAG TGTTGGCCATCGAGCTGCTGGCTGCCTGTCAGGCTCTGGAGTTCCTGCATCCACTCGAGACCACTGCGCCTCTGCAAAGGGTCTACCAGCTTGTACGCTCCGTAGTCAG TGCTTGGGATAAAGACCGCATTATGAGCTCTGATATTGAGGCAGCACATACACTCCTCAAACAGCAAAAG GTGTGGATTGAGATTCAACCATACATGGACGAATACAGGAACAAGATGAAAGCATGA